A region of Streptomyces sp. NBC_01788 DNA encodes the following proteins:
- a CDS encoding DNA translocase FtsK, translating to MASRPSAAKKQPAKKAAASGAAPAKKAAAKKAPARKAPAKKPAGKAAPRPAPSPTGGVYRVVRALWLGLAHAVGAVFRGVGQGAKNLHPAHRKDGVALLLLAVALIVAAGTWADLRGPVGDLVEILVTGAFGRLDLLVPILIAVIAVRFIRHPEKPEANGRIVIGLSALVIGVLGQVHIACGSPARSDGMQEIRDAGGLIGWGAATPLTYAVGEVLAVPLLLLLTVFGLLVVTATPVNAIPQRLRLLGVRLGIVHDQEAEEYGDDDERYEEQWREVLPARSRKRPDAAQQDYDPDAVEQEALSRRRSRPRRSAVPQPDMQRQMDAVDVAAAAAAALDGAVLHGMPPSPVVADLTQGVGVGDRGESTTPTPVPAARPGQDGRTGRSPQEPPAQRPAGHKQSGVPDLTKAPPAQPRDLPARAEQLQLSGDITYSLPSLDLLERGGPGKARSAANDAVVDSLTNVFTEFKVDASVTGFTRGPTVTRYEVELGPAVKVERITALTRNIAYAVASPDVRIISPIPGKSAVGIEIPNTDREMVNLGDVLRLAESAEDDDPMLVAFGKDVEGGYVMHSLAKMPHMLVAGATGSGKSSCINCLITSVMMRATPEDVRMILVDPKRVELTAYEGIPHLITPIITNPKRAAEALQWVVREMDLRYDDLAAYGFRHIDDFNRAVREGKVKPPEGSERELQPYPYLLVIVDELADLMMVAPRDVEDAIVRITQLARAAGIHLVLATQRPSVDVVTGLIKANVPSRLAFATSSLADSRVILDQPGAEKLIGKGDGLFLPMGASKPTRLQGAFVTEAEVQQVVQHCKDQMAPNFRDDVVVGTKQKKEIDEDIGDDLDLLCQAAELVVSTQFGSTSMLQRKLRVGFAKAGRLMDLMESRNIVGPSEGSKARDVLVKPEDLDGVLAVIRGESEG from the coding sequence ATGGCCTCACGTCCCTCCGCAGCCAAGAAGCAGCCCGCGAAGAAGGCCGCCGCTTCGGGGGCGGCTCCGGCGAAGAAGGCCGCCGCGAAGAAGGCCCCCGCCAGGAAGGCGCCGGCCAAGAAGCCCGCGGGCAAGGCGGCACCGAGGCCCGCGCCCAGCCCCACGGGGGGCGTGTACCGGGTCGTGCGCGCCCTCTGGCTCGGGCTCGCGCACGCCGTCGGCGCCGTCTTCCGCGGAGTGGGACAGGGCGCCAAGAACCTCCACCCCGCGCACCGCAAGGACGGCGTCGCGCTGCTGCTGCTCGCCGTCGCCCTGATCGTCGCCGCGGGCACCTGGGCCGATCTGCGCGGACCCGTCGGGGACCTGGTCGAGATCCTGGTGACCGGCGCCTTCGGCCGGCTGGACCTGCTGGTGCCGATCCTGATCGCGGTCATCGCCGTTCGCTTCATCCGGCATCCCGAGAAGCCCGAGGCCAACGGACGGATCGTCATCGGCCTGTCCGCCCTGGTGATCGGCGTGCTGGGACAGGTCCACATCGCCTGCGGCTCGCCCGCCCGCAGCGACGGCATGCAGGAGATAAGGGACGCCGGCGGGCTCATCGGCTGGGGCGCGGCGACTCCGCTGACCTACGCGGTGGGCGAGGTCCTCGCCGTACCGCTGCTGCTGCTGCTCACGGTGTTCGGCCTGCTGGTCGTCACCGCGACCCCGGTCAACGCGATCCCGCAGCGGCTGCGGCTGCTCGGGGTGCGGCTGGGCATCGTGCACGACCAGGAGGCCGAGGAGTACGGCGACGACGACGAGCGCTACGAGGAGCAGTGGCGCGAGGTGCTGCCCGCGCGCTCCCGCAAGCGCCCGGACGCCGCCCAGCAGGACTACGACCCGGACGCCGTCGAGCAGGAGGCCCTGTCCAGGCGGCGTTCGCGTCCCCGTCGCTCGGCGGTGCCGCAGCCGGACATGCAACGGCAGATGGACGCCGTGGACGTCGCCGCAGCAGCCGCCGCCGCGCTCGACGGCGCGGTGCTGCACGGCATGCCGCCCTCGCCGGTCGTCGCGGACCTCACCCAGGGCGTCGGCGTGGGCGACCGCGGGGAGAGCACCACCCCGACGCCCGTGCCCGCCGCACGCCCCGGCCAGGACGGCCGGACCGGGCGGTCCCCGCAGGAGCCGCCGGCCCAGCGGCCCGCCGGCCACAAGCAGTCCGGGGTCCCCGACCTCACGAAGGCCCCGCCGGCCCAGCCCCGCGACCTGCCGGCGCGCGCCGAGCAGCTCCAGCTCTCCGGCGACATCACCTACTCGCTGCCCTCCCTGGACCTGCTGGAGCGGGGCGGGCCCGGCAAGGCGCGCAGCGCGGCCAACGACGCGGTCGTCGACTCGCTCACCAACGTCTTCACCGAGTTCAAGGTCGACGCCAGTGTCACCGGGTTCACCCGCGGCCCGACGGTCACCCGCTACGAGGTCGAACTCGGGCCCGCCGTGAAGGTCGAGCGCATCACCGCGCTGACCAGGAACATCGCGTACGCCGTGGCCAGTCCGGACGTGCGGATCATCAGCCCGATCCCGGGCAAGTCCGCGGTCGGCATCGAGATTCCCAACACCGACCGGGAGATGGTGAACCTCGGGGACGTGCTGCGGCTCGCGGAGTCCGCCGAGGACGACGACCCGATGCTGGTCGCCTTCGGCAAGGACGTCGAGGGCGGCTACGTCATGCACTCGCTGGCGAAGATGCCGCACATGCTGGTCGCCGGCGCCACCGGCTCCGGCAAGTCGTCCTGCATCAACTGCCTGATCACGTCCGTCATGATGCGGGCGACCCCCGAGGACGTCCGGATGATCCTGGTCGATCCCAAGCGTGTCGAGCTGACCGCGTACGAGGGCATCCCGCACCTGATCACGCCGATCATCACCAACCCCAAGCGGGCCGCCGAGGCCCTGCAGTGGGTGGTACGCGAGATGGATCTGCGTTACGACGACCTGGCGGCGTACGGGTTCCGGCACATCGACGACTTCAACCGCGCCGTGCGCGAGGGCAAGGTGAAACCGCCCGAGGGCAGCGAGCGCGAGCTCCAGCCCTACCCCTATCTGCTGGTCATCGTCGACGAGCTGGCCGACCTGATGATGGTCGCCCCACGGGACGTCGAGGACGCCATCGTGCGAATCACCCAGCTCGCGCGTGCCGCCGGTATCCACCTGGTGCTCGCCACCCAGCGCCCGTCGGTCGACGTGGTCACCGGTCTGATCAAGGCGAACGTGCCCTCCCGGCTGGCGTTCGCCACCTCCTCGCTCGCCGACTCGCGCGTCATCCTCGACCAGCCGGGCGCGGAGAAGCTGATCGGCAAGGGCGACGGGCTGTTCCTTCCGATGGGGGCGAGCAAGCCGACGCGTCTTCAGGGCGCCTTCGTGACCGAGGCGGAGGTCCAGCAGGTCGTCCAGCACTGCAAGGACCAGATGGCGCCCAACTTCCGGGACGACGTCGTCGTCGGCACCAAGCAGAAGAAGGAGATCGACGAGGACATCGGCGACGACCTCGACCTGCTGTGCCAGGCGGCCGAGCTGGTCGTCTCCACGCAGTTCGGCTCGACGTCCATGCTCCAGCGCAAGCTGCGCGTCGGCTTCGCCAAGGCGGGGCGGCTGATGGACCTCATGGAGTCCCGGAACATCGTCGGGCCCAGCGAGGGGTCCAAGGCGCGTGACGTTCTTGTGAAGCCCGAGGACCTGGACGGAGTGCTCGCCGTGATTCGCGGGGAGTCTGAGGGGTAG
- a CDS encoding helix-turn-helix domain-containing protein has translation MSIGNSPEDERPFEDVSEEARPSVGRALKEARIAAGLTVNDVSSATRVRLAIVHAIEADDFAPCGGDVYARGHIRNLAKAVRLDPAPLLARFDAEHGGRPAPTPAAPLFEAERIRPERRGPNWTAAMVAAIVVVIGFVGFTAVKGGSDDTGAQGQIGEGSTPTAGTSAPPTPKSSKPADPTPAPSDSAIAAAPQDKVTVQVSADNGRSWISAKDHNGRMLFDGLLQKGESKTFQDSSKINLILGDAGAIQLYVNGKKIEDQFQPGAVERLTYTKGDPQVG, from the coding sequence GTGTCCATCGGCAACTCCCCTGAAGACGAGCGTCCCTTCGAAGACGTTTCCGAGGAAGCCCGCCCCTCCGTCGGCCGTGCCCTGAAGGAGGCGCGGATCGCCGCCGGGCTGACCGTCAACGACGTCAGCAGCGCCACCCGGGTCCGCCTCGCCATCGTGCACGCCATCGAGGCCGACGACTTCGCGCCCTGCGGCGGCGACGTCTACGCCCGCGGCCACATCCGGAACCTGGCGAAGGCCGTGCGTCTCGACCCGGCCCCGCTGCTCGCGCGCTTCGACGCCGAGCACGGCGGCCGCCCCGCCCCGACCCCGGCCGCCCCCCTGTTCGAGGCGGAACGCATCCGCCCGGAGCGGCGCGGGCCCAACTGGACCGCTGCCATGGTCGCGGCGATCGTCGTCGTGATCGGCTTCGTCGGCTTCACGGCCGTCAAGGGCGGCAGCGACGACACCGGCGCGCAGGGGCAGATCGGCGAGGGCTCCACGCCCACGGCCGGCACCTCGGCCCCGCCCACGCCCAAGAGCAGCAAGCCCGCCGACCCGACGCCCGCGCCGTCCGACAGCGCCATCGCGGCCGCGCCGCAGGACAAGGTGACCGTGCAGGTCAGTGCCGACAACGGGCGCAGCTGGATCTCGGCCAAGGACCACAACGGCCGGATGCTCTTCGACGGGCTGCTGCAGAAGGGCGAGTCCAAGACCTTCCAGGACAGCTCCAAGATCAACCTGATCCTCGGCGACGCCGGCGCGATCCAGCTGTACGTCAACGGCAAGAAGATCGAGGACCAGTTCCAGCCGGGCGCCGTGGAGCGCCTCACGTACACCAAGGGCGACCCGCAGGTCGGGTAG